One genomic region from Marinomonas maritima encodes:
- a CDS encoding organic hydroperoxide resistance protein, producing MQAIYSATATSTGGRDGRSVSSDNKLDLSLSTPKELGGAGGEGTNPEQLFAAGYSACFIGALKLVATQQKIKLPNDVNVTAIIGIGPNTKGEGFTISADLEVSIPGVEASVVEQLVEAAHQVCPYSNATRGNIDVNFTIK from the coding sequence ATGCAAGCAATTTATAGCGCAACAGCAACTTCTACTGGCGGCCGCGATGGTCGTTCCGTTTCTTCTGATAACAAATTGGACCTCTCCCTCAGTACGCCAAAAGAATTAGGCGGCGCGGGTGGTGAAGGTACAAATCCAGAGCAACTTTTTGCCGCAGGTTACTCGGCTTGTTTCATTGGTGCGTTGAAATTGGTGGCGACACAACAGAAAATCAAACTGCCTAATGACGTAAATGTCACCGCGATCATCGGTATTGGTCCAAACACCAAAGGCGAAGGGTTTACCATTAGTGCAGATTTGGAAGTGAGTATTCCGGGTGTAGAAGCCAGCGTGGTAGAGCAATTGGTTGAAGCCGCACATCAGGTTTGCCCATACTCAAACGCGACTCGTGGCAATATCGACGTAAACTTCACTATCAAATAA
- a CDS encoding DMT family transporter: MKQSNSTIGSIELTLAMILSGTIGYFVISSEQSVWNVIFFRCVIGAVFLGGYAYYAGLIRREFFQQNAILLILLGGITLVANWIFLFASFDYIPFSIATVAYHMQPLFLVLAGTLFTKDKLSGSLLFWLALAFTGLFLIVELDLSEIRTLFSTDSNLVSQDSEPSALIGLLLALGAALLYTVTTLITKKVSQIPSTFVALVQVIVGIIMLLPFVDFKSLPTQTSQWIDLLILGAVLTSFMYIIMYDSFQKLPTNLIALLSFIYPVTALFVDYFAFSNTISGLQGVGVLLVLLAVCAVKFNWSLLSIKAYKEKA, from the coding sequence ATGAAACAGTCGAATAGTACGATAGGCAGCATTGAGTTAACTCTCGCAATGATATTGTCTGGCACCATTGGTTACTTTGTTATCAGTTCTGAGCAATCTGTGTGGAATGTCATTTTCTTTCGCTGTGTTATTGGTGCAGTTTTTCTAGGTGGTTACGCCTATTATGCAGGATTAATCCGTCGTGAGTTTTTCCAACAAAACGCGATCTTACTGATCCTCTTAGGTGGCATTACCTTAGTTGCAAACTGGATTTTTTTGTTTGCCTCGTTTGACTACATTCCGTTTTCTATCGCCACAGTGGCGTATCACATGCAGCCATTATTTTTGGTATTGGCTGGCACGTTATTCACCAAGGACAAACTGTCTGGAAGTTTGCTGTTTTGGTTAGCTCTTGCGTTTACAGGACTTTTCTTGATCGTCGAATTAGACTTAAGCGAAATTCGGACGCTCTTCTCTACGGATTCCAACCTTGTTTCCCAAGACAGTGAACCTTCCGCACTTATTGGTTTATTACTCGCATTAGGTGCCGCCCTGCTTTATACGGTCACCACCTTAATCACAAAAAAAGTCAGCCAAATACCTTCTACTTTTGTGGCCTTGGTTCAGGTCATTGTGGGTATTATTATGCTGTTACCCTTTGTCGATTTTAAAAGCTTACCGACACAAACCAGCCAATGGATAGATCTCTTAATTCTTGGTGCTGTGTTAACCAGTTTTATGTATATCATTATGTATGACAGCTTCCAGAAACTACCTACTAACCTTATTGCCTTATTGTCCTTTATTTACCCTGTTACCGCCCTGTTTGTCGATTACTTCGCTTTTTCGAATACTATTAGCGGCTTACAAGGCGTTGGCGTATTGTTGGTTCTACTCGCTGTTTGTGCCGTAAAATTCAACTGGTCTCTGCTATCTATAAAAGCATATAAGGAAAAAGCATGA
- a CDS encoding DUF2306 domain-containing protein produces MLLTLHISAAVWALIIGTYQLMTHKGTKRHKFVGWSWMVAMVVVAVSSFGLSGFTPVIGQYSLFHLLSVWILVCIVASIFFARKGNIRRHKSFTTGAFFGLIGAGLGTLAPGRLIHEWLFGLF; encoded by the coding sequence ATGCTATTAACTCTTCATATATCAGCGGCGGTTTGGGCACTTATTATTGGCACTTATCAGCTGATGACTCACAAAGGCACTAAGCGACATAAGTTTGTTGGCTGGTCTTGGATGGTGGCAATGGTCGTCGTGGCCGTTTCGTCTTTTGGGTTAAGTGGCTTTACCCCCGTTATAGGTCAATACAGCCTTTTCCATCTGTTGTCTGTCTGGATATTAGTCTGCATCGTGGCGTCTATTTTTTTTGCTCGCAAAGGAAACATAAGGCGTCATAAAAGCTTTACTACAGGGGCTTTTTTCGGACTGATCGGCGCAGGCCTTGGCACATTAGCACCAGGGCGTTTAATCCATGAATGGCTGTTCGGCTTATTTTAG
- a CDS encoding helix-turn-helix domain-containing protein, whose protein sequence is MIAIPLPFVVALLLSILAALLFIRREESTQSAFAFVALCALTTTVVGLRWTFDYSLFRLLQPIFAACIPVTAWYCFSSAHKRHAFRFWHLLPPIFVILCSFTYPFWRPPLDPVLTLLYVGYGSALIHASFKASRIPEQVRLSDIDKALKAERIAGAMLLMSAMIDGALAVDFSLFAGKHALIILAIGHAVLLPVLAIAVIMISLSIAPSMNETLHQDDNESFIAEPKDKPNHQLTDDEVKDIVHKIDVLLTTKEVFLDPDLTLDRLARKACIPARQISAAINQVYGRNVSQVVNEYRIERAKKLLTSSDKNITQIYLDSGFQTKSNFNREFNRVTQQTPSAFRRSNV, encoded by the coding sequence ATGATCGCCATTCCATTGCCTTTTGTGGTTGCCTTACTGTTGTCTATCTTGGCGGCGTTGTTGTTTATTCGTCGTGAAGAAAGCACCCAATCAGCGTTTGCTTTTGTTGCTTTGTGTGCGTTAACAACAACGGTAGTAGGACTACGCTGGACGTTTGATTACTCATTATTTCGTTTACTGCAACCTATCTTCGCAGCCTGTATTCCTGTTACCGCGTGGTACTGTTTTTCGAGTGCTCACAAACGTCATGCGTTTCGTTTTTGGCATTTATTGCCCCCCATTTTTGTCATATTGTGCTCTTTTACTTATCCTTTTTGGCGACCTCCTCTAGACCCTGTCTTGACGCTACTGTATGTGGGTTACGGTAGCGCGCTGATTCACGCGTCATTCAAAGCATCACGCATTCCCGAGCAAGTACGCTTATCAGATATAGACAAAGCACTCAAAGCGGAACGGATCGCGGGTGCCATGCTATTAATGTCTGCGATGATTGATGGTGCATTAGCGGTCGATTTCTCACTTTTTGCTGGCAAACACGCGCTGATTATCCTCGCCATTGGTCATGCAGTGCTCTTACCTGTACTCGCCATTGCGGTGATTATGATTAGCTTGAGCATTGCACCAAGTATGAATGAAACGCTTCATCAAGATGACAATGAATCTTTCATTGCCGAACCAAAAGACAAGCCGAACCACCAGCTTACGGACGATGAAGTAAAAGACATCGTCCATAAAATAGACGTGTTGTTGACAACCAAAGAAGTCTTTCTCGATCCCGATTTGACCTTAGACCGACTCGCTCGAAAAGCCTGTATTCCTGCTCGCCAAATATCCGCCGCTATTAACCAAGTCTATGGCCGAAATGTTTCCCAAGTCGTGAATGAATACCGTATTGAACGAGCGAAAAAGCTGCTAACCAGTAGCGATAAAAACATCACGCAAATCTACCTAGATTCAGGGTTTCAGACTAAGTCCAACTTCAACCGAGAATTCAACCGAGTCACACAACAAACACCGAGCGCCTTTCGGCGCTCTAATGTATGA
- a CDS encoding MarR family winged helix-turn-helix transcriptional regulator, with protein sequence MKSHNPLRLDSQLCFALYSTSLAMTQFYKEPLSQIGLTYPQYTVMLILWEQDGVSLKHISDALGQKSGALTPVIKRMEADGLVQRLRGVEDDRSLSIALTEKGKQLREQGLEVNRCVAEACGIDMDEVVALREQLVKLRSKLIK encoded by the coding sequence ATGAAATCACATAACCCTTTACGACTCGACAGCCAACTTTGTTTTGCTTTGTATTCCACTTCGTTGGCGATGACGCAGTTTTACAAAGAACCGCTGTCGCAGATTGGCCTGACGTATCCGCAATACACGGTAATGTTGATTCTATGGGAGCAAGACGGCGTTAGTTTGAAACACATTAGCGATGCTCTTGGGCAAAAGTCGGGCGCTCTTACGCCGGTGATTAAACGCATGGAAGCAGATGGTTTAGTACAGCGTTTACGTGGTGTAGAAGACGATAGAAGCTTAAGCATTGCGTTAACAGAAAAAGGAAAGCAGCTTCGCGAGCAAGGGTTGGAAGTAAACCGCTGCGTTGCTGAAGCCTGCGGGATTGATATGGACGAAGTGGTGGCATTGCGTGAGCAATTGGTCAAACTGAGATCAAAATTAATAAAATAA
- a CDS encoding glutathione S-transferase family protein, producing the protein MPSINLAFLSGRIEGRSSSTFIPQDHKELMMILHDFLPSGNGYKIRLLCAFLGLKVTLKEYDITKGETHTDAFLAMNPNGKIPVLELDDGQCLSESNAVLLYLAEAHQSPLLPSDLIQKAKVHQWLFWEQYSHEPNIASPRFWLTHNAMTDLKTQMLPDRIQQGNVALQLMDDTLSTQDFLTGNTLTLADICLFPYTHVAEEGGAYDLLNYPHVQRWINTIKALNWYLPITHSTL; encoded by the coding sequence GTGCCATCAATTAATTTGGCTTTTTTATCAGGGCGGATTGAGGGAAGATCATCAAGCACGTTTATTCCACAAGATCACAAGGAGCTGATGATGATTTTGCACGATTTTTTACCTTCCGGTAACGGTTATAAAATTCGTTTGTTATGTGCTTTTTTAGGCTTAAAAGTCACATTAAAGGAATACGACATCACGAAGGGCGAAACACACACCGACGCTTTTTTGGCGATGAATCCAAACGGTAAAATTCCTGTTTTAGAACTGGATGATGGACAATGTTTGAGCGAAAGCAACGCGGTGCTTTTGTACTTGGCAGAAGCACATCAATCTCCGCTATTACCAAGTGATCTAATCCAAAAAGCCAAGGTGCATCAATGGTTATTTTGGGAGCAATACAGCCACGAACCAAACATTGCGTCGCCACGTTTTTGGCTGACACACAACGCCATGACAGATCTAAAAACACAAATGCTGCCAGATCGAATTCAGCAAGGTAATGTCGCGCTGCAACTCATGGATGACACCTTGTCTACACAGGATTTTTTGACTGGTAACACCCTCACGCTAGCAGACATTTGTTTGTTTCCTTACACCCATGTGGCGGAAGAAGGCGGTGCTTATGATTTATTAAATTATCCTCATGTTCAACGCTGGATTAACACCATCAAAGCACTCAATTGGTACCTTCCTATAACGCACTCTACGCTTTAA
- a CDS encoding alpha/beta hydrolase family protein, translating to MKQFTYFILLLACWASNASAQAVGFDQTILYSDSDRPLKVSIWYPSQTTFPTERVADNPAFLGTDVVRIGTPLVGTFPLVVISHGYRGNWRNQNWLATRLAQDGYIVASLDHPGTTSFDHTPALAAQWWQRPNDMSRLLDWLLDKSDLMPFIDSSNITAIGHSLGGWTVMALAGAEFDRDQLKQECALKNNPRVCGLMPELGLDKEQKGEPIGSVKDERIQRVVSLDLGLARSFSRQSLQNLTTPTLILAAGVDIGDLPQAEESGFLAQYIPHEKRDYIIYSDAAHFSFMQLCKPGAIAMIEEEEPGDGIVCQDGDGRSRETLHQAIYQDITRFIQTP from the coding sequence ATGAAACAATTTACTTATTTCATCTTATTATTGGCTTGCTGGGCTTCGAATGCTTCGGCGCAGGCGGTGGGGTTCGATCAAACCATCTTATACTCAGACAGCGACCGACCATTAAAAGTCAGTATTTGGTACCCGTCTCAAACCACATTTCCAACAGAGCGAGTGGCAGACAATCCTGCTTTTTTAGGCACCGATGTGGTGCGAATCGGTACACCGTTAGTAGGAACGTTTCCGCTGGTGGTTATCTCTCATGGTTATCGAGGCAATTGGCGTAATCAAAACTGGTTAGCGACTCGATTGGCTCAAGACGGCTATATCGTTGCATCGTTGGATCATCCCGGTACGACGAGCTTTGATCATACCCCAGCGCTTGCAGCCCAGTGGTGGCAACGGCCTAACGACATGTCACGGTTATTGGATTGGTTATTGGATAAGTCTGATTTAATGCCTTTTATCGATTCTAGTAATATCACTGCAATAGGGCATTCTTTGGGCGGCTGGACTGTAATGGCATTGGCGGGCGCAGAGTTTGACCGAGATCAGTTAAAGCAAGAATGCGCTCTCAAAAACAATCCTCGTGTGTGTGGTTTGATGCCAGAGTTAGGTTTGGATAAAGAGCAGAAAGGTGAGCCAATAGGCAGTGTAAAAGACGAGCGAATCCAGCGTGTTGTTTCATTAGACTTGGGGTTGGCGCGCAGCTTTTCTCGGCAGAGTTTGCAAAATCTGACCACGCCAACGTTAATCCTCGCCGCAGGTGTGGACATTGGTGATTTACCGCAAGCCGAAGAATCTGGCTTTCTTGCTCAATATATTCCTCATGAAAAACGAGATTACATCATCTATTCAGACGCTGCGCATTTCAGCTTTATGCAACTCTGTAAACCGGGCGCGATCGCCATGATCGAAGAGGAAGAGCCGGGTGATGGCATTGTTTGTCAAGATGGCGATGGTCGTTCGCGGGAAACGTTGCATCAGGCCATTTACCAAGACATCACACGATTTATTCAAACACCTTAA
- a CDS encoding DUF805 domain-containing protein has product MNWYFDGWKRYAQFSGTASREAFWMFCLVNVLISMVFVVLEVFFQATWQMDALYSLLVFLPMLSLTVRRLHDTNRSAWWLLVVLVPAIGMVILLIILALPSDSNDQKFDYPQVGGVS; this is encoded by the coding sequence ATGAACTGGTATTTTGATGGGTGGAAGCGATATGCGCAATTTTCTGGAACCGCTTCACGGGAAGCATTTTGGATGTTTTGCTTAGTGAATGTTTTGATCTCGATGGTATTTGTCGTGTTGGAAGTATTTTTTCAAGCGACATGGCAAATGGATGCGCTTTATAGTCTGCTGGTTTTTTTGCCGATGTTGTCTCTAACGGTTCGCAGATTACACGACACCAATCGCTCTGCTTGGTGGTTATTGGTGGTCTTGGTTCCTGCCATTGGCATGGTGATTCTACTTATTATATTGGCATTACCGAGCGACAGTAATGATCAAAAATTCGATTACCCACAAGTTGGCGGTGTATCATGA
- a CDS encoding HPP family protein, translated as MFISFCRNTARFIGIETNKTSHFERFISGTTACITLVSVFYFSNLFLSLPDSLLVVSSIGASAVLLFAVPHGALSQPWPFMVGHLISAFIGISFYQQFGASFVTGAMAVGVSIIVMHYLGCLHPPGGSTALSCVIGGSSIHAMGYEFLLYPLLINLLAMLVLAFVLNNCFYWRRYPLFLNTSVRNKTNEQHQFEIGDLYHVLEEDDVFVDVSAEELMHIYNAARDNAKKRHKRLVSQLPK; from the coding sequence ATGTTCATTTCGTTCTGTCGTAATACCGCTCGTTTTATTGGCATTGAAACCAATAAAACTTCTCACTTTGAACGCTTCATTTCTGGAACGACGGCCTGTATTACGTTGGTTAGTGTCTTCTATTTTTCGAATTTATTCTTGTCGCTGCCGGATTCATTATTGGTGGTGTCTTCCATTGGTGCCAGCGCGGTATTGTTGTTCGCCGTTCCCCATGGCGCTTTGTCTCAACCATGGCCTTTTATGGTGGGGCATCTTATTTCTGCCTTCATCGGCATCAGCTTTTATCAGCAATTTGGCGCGTCTTTTGTGACGGGCGCCATGGCAGTCGGTGTATCGATTATCGTTATGCATTACCTTGGGTGCTTACATCCACCGGGAGGGTCCACCGCCTTATCCTGTGTGATCGGTGGAAGTAGCATACATGCGATGGGTTATGAGTTTTTATTGTACCCACTGTTGATTAATCTACTGGCGATGCTGGTACTCGCCTTCGTTCTTAACAATTGTTTCTATTGGCGTCGTTACCCTTTGTTTTTGAACACATCTGTTCGAAATAAAACCAATGAGCAACATCAGTTCGAGATTGGTGACCTTTACCACGTATTAGAAGAGGATGATGTTTTTGTCGACGTTAGTGCAGAAGAGCTCATGCACATCTACAACGCTGCGAGAGACAATGCAAAAAAACGCCACAAACGCCTTGTTTCACAACTGCCTAAATAG
- a CDS encoding LysR family transcriptional regulator: MDIEQARTFLEIIHAGTFARAAERLHVTQTTVTARVQALEAALGCTLFIRNRAGAKLTKSGEAFVKPAKNMMEAWEQAKKICGNSDYQAQQTLHIGGEISLWNPILIDWLLALNEDMPHLIIHSQVTTTDMLYQSLQKQEIDAIIVHSPRYLPSLVVEQIAEEKLIHVASNTQQIPDLFIDWGEEFTLQFDRCVPFNRRAAMQFSLGPMALKYLLAKGGNGYFRTRVVDRYIQEGQLHKVNGAAEFTYPIYLVYHKNNTLPDEFEQAKQQLLDQVKAFSSWSI, from the coding sequence ATGGATATTGAACAAGCCAGAACCTTTCTAGAAATCATTCACGCGGGTACGTTTGCGCGTGCAGCAGAACGCTTACATGTCACCCAAACAACCGTTACCGCACGTGTTCAAGCATTAGAAGCGGCGTTAGGTTGCACCTTATTCATTCGTAATCGAGCGGGTGCGAAGCTCACCAAAAGCGGTGAGGCTTTTGTAAAACCGGCCAAAAACATGATGGAAGCATGGGAGCAAGCCAAGAAAATTTGTGGAAATTCCGACTATCAAGCTCAGCAAACGCTACATATTGGCGGGGAAATCAGTCTGTGGAATCCGATATTGATCGACTGGCTTCTGGCCCTTAACGAAGATATGCCACATTTGATCATCCACAGCCAAGTCACTACTACGGATATGTTATATCAATCCCTACAAAAACAAGAAATCGACGCAATCATTGTCCACAGTCCGCGTTATTTACCTAGTTTAGTGGTCGAGCAAATCGCCGAAGAAAAGCTCATACACGTCGCTTCCAACACACAACAAATACCGGATTTATTCATCGATTGGGGAGAAGAATTCACCCTTCAATTTGATCGCTGTGTACCGTTTAACCGTAGAGCGGCGATGCAATTCTCTCTTGGCCCGATGGCATTAAAATACCTACTAGCAAAAGGTGGAAATGGGTATTTTCGAACCCGAGTCGTCGACCGATACATTCAGGAAGGACAGCTACACAAGGTCAATGGCGCGGCGGAATTTACTTACCCCATTTACCTTGTGTATCACAAAAACAACACATTACCGGACGAGTTTGAACAGGCTAAGCAACAACTACTAGACCAAGTCAAAGCGTTCTCAAGTTGGTCGATATAA
- a CDS encoding helix-turn-helix transcriptional regulator, translating to MKMKGQLDSAQPMKKHKAKSKKNELKKKKQAKLEAKKSAKEKKDIQPKEQPLAEVIISPQTVKRTPKAPVDSKPKAPLESSPQNTPINTTSVIEAESTASLTQTNRQRASKSLTPMAKEEQLVTVNQIIKRLLLNEVSQGAALRELRVKVLGLRQEAFTELTGVSRKTLSEVENNKGNYTPEVINKVFKPFDLKIGLVPTSSQLLVAILAN from the coding sequence ATGAAGATGAAAGGCCAATTAGACAGCGCTCAACCGATGAAGAAGCACAAAGCTAAATCAAAAAAAAATGAGCTTAAAAAGAAGAAACAAGCCAAGTTAGAAGCGAAGAAAAGCGCCAAAGAAAAGAAGGATATTCAACCCAAAGAACAGCCATTAGCGGAAGTAATTATCTCTCCACAAACGGTTAAACGTACGCCTAAAGCACCGGTAGACAGTAAACCGAAAGCGCCACTTGAGAGCTCCCCACAAAACACACCGATAAACACGACTAGCGTTATTGAAGCCGAGTCCACCGCGTCGCTCACTCAAACTAATAGACAACGGGCGTCAAAAAGCCTCACGCCGATGGCAAAAGAAGAACAGTTAGTGACTGTAAATCAGATCATCAAACGTCTGTTATTGAATGAAGTATCGCAAGGCGCTGCGCTTCGTGAGTTGCGAGTAAAAGTCTTAGGACTAAGACAAGAGGCCTTTACCGAGTTAACAGGGGTTTCTCGTAAGACGTTGTCTGAGGTTGAAAACAACAAAGGCAACTACACTCCAGAAGTCATTAATAAGGTATTTAAGCCATTCGACCTAAAAATTGGCTTAGTGCCAACATCCAGTCAACTTTTAGTGGCTATCCTCGCCAATTAG
- a CDS encoding putative quinol monooxygenase: MSKVTLNGHIEVPAEDLETVLRELPNHIILTHQESGCLVFTVTRDAKNRHRFDVYEEFADKTAFEKHQARVQASQWGKVTKNVERFYTVTGD, translated from the coding sequence ATGTCAAAAGTCACCTTAAACGGACACATTGAAGTACCAGCGGAAGATCTAGAAACCGTATTACGTGAACTACCAAATCACATCATCCTAACTCATCAAGAGTCAGGATGTTTGGTCTTCACAGTAACAAGAGATGCCAAAAACCGGCATCGATTTGATGTGTACGAGGAATTTGCCGACAAAACCGCCTTTGAGAAACACCAAGCAAGAGTTCAGGCGTCTCAATGGGGCAAAGTAACTAAGAACGTAGAGCGATTTTATACGGTTACAGGTGACTAA
- a CDS encoding 4a-hydroxytetrahydrobiopterin dehydratase has translation MTHRKFAQHEIEEALGQLNASAQKAWLIEDEKLTRTFKFKDFQHAFGFMSMCAIYAEKKDHHPEWFNVYSTVKIQLTTHDVSGISHKDFDLAKQMEAFASRV, from the coding sequence ATGACACATCGAAAGTTCGCTCAACATGAGATAGAAGAAGCGCTCGGTCAATTAAACGCAAGCGCACAAAAAGCGTGGTTAATCGAAGACGAAAAACTCACAAGAACCTTTAAATTCAAAGATTTTCAGCACGCTTTTGGTTTTATGAGTATGTGTGCTATTTACGCTGAAAAGAAAGATCATCACCCAGAATGGTTTAATGTGTACAGTACGGTCAAAATTCAATTAACGACTCACGATGTGTCGGGTATTTCCCATAAAGACTTTGATCTTGCCAAGCAAATGGAAGCCTTTGCATCGCGGGTTTAG
- a CDS encoding IS4 family transposase yields MNATSILNKILPFVSPNMHKTRRKALSACVLSLAQGNLCTVTSIGRGIQSKAYEKHRIKRSDRLLSNPNLHREALSIYAYICRLFVIQTRPIISVDWSDLDARGQHFLIRASTAFEGRSITLYEEVHDKLTKEKPKTHRQFLSVLKALLPSKVKPIIVTDAGFKTPWLDEVVKQGWDYVGRVRRPRKYYDDSLQAWRCISTLFSSANQKPKHL; encoded by the coding sequence ATGAACGCGACATCTATTCTGAACAAAATCCTTCCATTTGTCAGCCCAAATATGCATAAAACTCGACGCAAGGCGCTATCAGCTTGTGTACTCAGCTTAGCGCAAGGCAATCTTTGCACCGTGACTAGTATTGGTCGAGGCATCCAATCAAAAGCGTACGAAAAGCATCGCATTAAACGCTCAGACCGATTGCTCTCCAACCCGAATTTACACCGCGAAGCATTATCGATTTACGCTTATATCTGCCGACTCTTTGTGATTCAAACGCGTCCAATCATTAGCGTGGACTGGTCTGATTTAGATGCTCGTGGACAACACTTTCTCATTCGTGCCAGTACGGCTTTTGAGGGGCGATCCATTACGCTTTATGAAGAAGTGCATGACAAGCTCACAAAAGAAAAGCCTAAAACACATCGACAATTTTTAAGCGTTTTAAAAGCACTGCTTCCAAGTAAAGTAAAGCCCATCATTGTAACGGATGCTGGATTTAAGACACCTTGGTTAGATGAAGTTGTGAAACAGGGCTGGGATTATGTCGGACGAGTCAGAAGGCCGCGTAAGTACTATGATGACTCGCTTCAAGCTTGGCGCTGCATATCCACTTTGTTCTCTAGTGCTAATCAAAAACCTAAGCATCTATAG
- a CDS encoding DJ-1/PfpI family protein, which produces MNIGIYLYHNAEVLDFSGPFEVFSTASRVCQNDEPFNVFLIGESGETIIARAGYKVVPDYGFDNHPNIDVLVVVGGDHTEEINKVHVIDWIHQQAKKASLVASVCTGAFLLAKAEVLQSQRVTTHWEDIADLKAMFTTLDVIENVRWVDAGDIITSAGISAGIDMSLHIVSKLHSLDLAEKTARQMDFDWTKS; this is translated from the coding sequence ATGAATATTGGAATTTATCTTTACCATAACGCAGAGGTGCTGGATTTTTCTGGTCCATTTGAGGTGTTTTCTACGGCGTCTCGTGTTTGCCAAAACGATGAACCTTTTAATGTGTTTTTGATTGGTGAATCAGGTGAAACGATTATCGCTAGAGCTGGCTATAAAGTGGTTCCTGACTACGGTTTCGACAATCATCCGAATATTGATGTGTTGGTCGTTGTAGGTGGTGACCACACTGAAGAGATAAATAAAGTGCATGTAATAGATTGGATCCATCAGCAGGCTAAAAAAGCGAGCTTGGTTGCTTCTGTCTGCACAGGCGCTTTTCTATTGGCGAAAGCGGAAGTACTACAGTCACAAAGAGTGACCACACACTGGGAAGATATCGCTGATCTGAAAGCAATGTTTACAACACTAGATGTAATAGAAAATGTACGCTGGGTCGATGCAGGCGACATAATTACTTCTGCTGGTATTTCTGCAGGAATTGATATGAGCTTACATATTGTTAGTAAGCTTCATAGTCTAGATCTCGCAGAGAAAACGGCTCGCCAAATGGATTTCGATTGGACTAAATCCTAG
- a CDS encoding GNAT family N-acetyltransferase — protein MRQIIEVFSDQSDVLASLIREANRPVANSFGINQKNGAKHPSFCETDWVKKDFERGERYFVLTENQQPIACVAYEVPTKNNVVRKAYLNRLSVLPEQQSKGIGS, from the coding sequence ATGAGACAAATAATAGAAGTGTTTTCAGATCAATCCGATGTTCTTGCGAGCCTCATCCGTGAAGCCAACCGTCCAGTTGCTAATAGCTTTGGCATCAACCAAAAAAACGGCGCAAAGCACCCATCCTTTTGCGAAACAGACTGGGTAAAAAAAGATTTTGAACGCGGCGAGCGCTATTTTGTTTTAACGGAAAATCAACAGCCCATTGCCTGTGTGGCGTACGAAGTTCCTACAAAGAACAATGTTGTTCGCAAGGCCTACTTGAACCGATTATCCGTTTTACCTGAACAACAAAGCAAAGGCATCGGATCCTGA
- a CDS encoding Lrp/AsnC family transcriptional regulator: protein MRNNLKKEDVHLDGIDTRLIELLYDNARTPVTELARAVGMTAPSVNERLRRLEESGVIAHYCVEVNPAALGYGLMAIVRMRQLPGKMKELEAQINSIAEIVECDKVTGDDCYIARLYLKDISELDPILDSISELADTNTAIVKSTPVKRRLLV, encoded by the coding sequence ATGCGAAATAACCTTAAAAAAGAAGACGTCCATTTGGATGGTATTGATACGCGCTTAATCGAACTACTTTACGATAATGCTAGAACCCCTGTTACCGAACTCGCTCGTGCGGTTGGAATGACGGCGCCGAGTGTGAATGAGCGATTAAGGCGGCTCGAAGAAAGTGGTGTGATTGCGCATTATTGTGTCGAAGTGAATCCAGCTGCATTAGGTTACGGTTTAATGGCTATTGTTCGTATGCGCCAATTACCGGGTAAAATGAAAGAGCTGGAAGCGCAAATTAATTCGATTGCTGAAATAGTGGAATGTGACAAAGTCACGGGAGACGACTGTTATATTGCTCGCCTTTATCTAAAGGACATCAGCGAACTTGATCCTATCTTAGACAGTATATCTGAACTGGCGGACACCAATACGGCGATTGTGAAATCCACCCCAGTGAAGCGCCGGCTGTTAGTGTAA